From Candidatus Omnitrophota bacterium, one genomic window encodes:
- a CDS encoding DUF1926 domain-containing protein, whose protein sequence is MRSDLAMAIHFHQPIGNFDFVIERACDNCYMPFLELLEKYPDIKMSFHFTGCLLEWAERCRPELIDVVKGMVARGQVEVISGGFYEPILPSIPDGDRVRQIKMLSSYIEDKMSFKPRGAWIAERVWEPGLPSDLVKAGVEYVILDDTHFLYSGIYKDATYGYYITEDNGKTLAIFPSDKVLRYMIPFKMPNECMDYMKGVMERHGEPLFVYGDDGEKFGEWPGTYKWVFEEKWLEKFFDELMNNAEWLKTMWLSQALDKHRPLGRVYIPTSSYEEMLEWSLPAGSQEHLRQVMEDIKRSGKEEFYKPFVKGGFWRNFLSKYPESNNMNKKMVYVSGKLDKIRASKKVDAEIFSEAEKDLMRGQCNCPYWHGVFGGLYLFHLRRAIYHHLIKSEKAIDGMLYGAKQICGTDTLDIDADGDDEVLLWNRDMSILVDPSEGGVIKEFDSKVICQNLTNTLARRKEAYHKTIIEKSREQAEQVDGQVKTIHDGIQVVQAGITEHLNYDWYGRYCLIDHFPGSETHVSDIKKAAYSEEGDLVNARYEFSVNGISASKVSVTMSRTGNVKGKKISISKEVTAFKKDAAFSVKYVITNQDKSAVETLFAPEFNVALPDADSDKYKIVAGKSGKEHSVKETFESGPCDKIEIKDKESGLSYSVSAFGMNKIWCFPVETVSQSEKAYELNYQGSAVIPVFKVKLRPGEAKSIDLDVRFS, encoded by the coding sequence ATGCGCTCGGATCTTGCGATGGCGATACATTTTCACCAACCGATAGGTAACTTTGATTTTGTCATTGAACGGGCCTGCGACAACTGTTACATGCCGTTCCTGGAACTGCTGGAAAAATATCCCGATATAAAAATGAGCTTTCATTTCACCGGATGCCTGCTTGAGTGGGCGGAACGCTGCCGGCCGGAGCTTATTGACGTGGTCAAGGGCATGGTCGCGCGCGGTCAGGTCGAAGTGATAAGCGGCGGGTTCTATGAACCGATACTTCCCTCCATCCCCGATGGCGACCGTGTGAGGCAGATAAAGATGCTTTCCTCATATATAGAGGACAAGATGTCGTTCAAGCCAAGGGGCGCGTGGATAGCGGAGAGGGTCTGGGAGCCGGGGCTGCCGTCTGACCTGGTGAAGGCCGGGGTGGAATACGTTATCCTGGATGATACGCATTTCCTGTACTCGGGCATATACAAGGACGCGACGTATGGTTATTACATCACGGAAGACAATGGCAAGACGCTGGCGATATTTCCCTCGGACAAGGTGCTCCGCTACATGATACCTTTCAAGATGCCGAACGAATGTATGGATTATATGAAGGGCGTGATGGAAAGGCATGGGGAGCCGCTATTTGTCTATGGTGACGACGGGGAGAAGTTCGGCGAATGGCCCGGGACGTACAAGTGGGTCTTCGAGGAAAAGTGGCTTGAAAAATTCTTTGACGAACTTATGAACAACGCTGAATGGCTCAAGACCATGTGGTTGTCTCAGGCTCTGGATAAGCACCGCCCTCTCGGCAGGGTGTACATACCGACCAGTTCTTACGAAGAGATGCTCGAATGGTCCCTTCCGGCCGGTAGCCAGGAACATCTGCGCCAGGTAATGGAGGACATAAAGCGTTCAGGCAAGGAAGAGTTCTACAAGCCTTTTGTGAAAGGCGGGTTCTGGCGTAATTTCCTGTCTAAATACCCGGAATCGAACAATATGAACAAGAAGATGGTCTATGTGAGCGGCAAACTCGATAAAATACGGGCATCGAAGAAGGTCGATGCTGAGATATTCTCCGAGGCGGAAAAAGACCTTATGCGCGGGCAATGCAATTGCCCGTATTGGCATGGTGTGTTCGGCGGCCTGTACCTTTTCCACCTGCGCAGGGCGATATACCATCATCTTATCAAAAGCGAGAAGGCGATAGACGGTATGCTTTACGGGGCAAAACAGATATGTGGCACGGATACGCTTGATATAGACGCCGACGGTGACGACGAGGTCCTGCTCTGGAACCGCGATATGTCCATTCTGGTGGACCCTTCGGAGGGAGGAGTTATAAAGGAATTCGATTCCAAGGTGATATGCCAGAACCTGACCAATACCCTGGCCAGGAGGAAAGAAGCGTATCACAAGACCATAATAGAAAAAAGCCGCGAGCAGGCTGAGCAGGTCGACGGACAGGTCAAGACCATACATGACGGCATACAGGTGGTCCAGGCGGGCATCACTGAACATCTTAATTATGACTGGTACGGACGATACTGCCTAATAGATCATTTCCCCGGGTCTGAGACACATGTCTCGGATATCAAGAAGGCCGCGTATTCCGAGGAGGGTGATCTCGTTAACGCGCGGTATGAGTTCAGCGTCAATGGAATATCGGCGTCCAAAGTATCGGTGACAATGAGTCGTACGGGAAATGTGAAAGGCAAAAAAATATCTATATCCAAGGAAGTAACAGCTTTTAAAAAGGATGCCGCTTTCTCGGTGAAATACGTGATAACCAATCAGGATAAGTCGGCGGTGGAAACATTGTTCGCCCCGGAATTCAATGTGGCGTTGCCGGACGCCGATTCCGACAAATACAAAATAGTGGCCGGTAAGAGCGGTAAGGAACATAGCGTTAAGGAAACCTTTGAGTCCGGACCGTGTGACAAAATAGAGATAAAGGACAAAGAGAGCGGGCTGAGCTATTCCGTAAGTGCCTTTGGAATGAACAAGATATGGTGCTTCCCGGTAGAGACGGTATCTCAGTCGGAAAAGGCTTATGAGCTTAATTATCAGGGGTCCGCGGTCATTCCGGTGTTCAAGGTCAAGCTTCGTCCCGGAGAGGCAAAAAGCATAGACCTGGATGTTAGGTTCTCGTAA
- the glgA gene encoding glycogen synthase GlgA has protein sequence MSNKLSVAFLWHMHQPLYKDMVSGRYCLPWVRLHSTYSYLDMASMSEKYPQAKCTFNFTPSLIWQLLDISSSDKIEDTYLDLSLKDAQTLDDEDKVFILKNFFSCDFEKAIAPIKKYKDLFARRGENLRKETLLSKSRDFSDQDMRDLQVFFNLAWCGFTLRNNSVLVKKLLRKGGDYTEDEKKRLLRLQKKVVSSILPTYKRLQDAGIIEISTTPFYHPIMPLICNDGNGQGYDFTEDARVHVARSVALYEKVFGRKPAGMWPSEGSVSQKVIPLFAEAGVKWLATDEGIVLESFRGKDVPRQDLIYGAFTAEEAGQSVDMVFRDINLSNAISFRYSGMPPKKAALDLLNDIKNIGKAVSKADGQHIVSIILDGENPWPYYPDGGRRFLSEVYKQLIASREAELVTIGGFLEANKERKKIEKLYSGSWIDRNFNKWIGSPQKNKAWEFLAKARKDLLSSGHPSKEALEELYIAEGSDWFWWYDDFGTELNFIFDDLFRMHLSNMYVLNGKEAPYYLSQPIHAGPKAKKVTGSAGGGEMASAMKVLFVSSEMFPFAKTGGLADVVGSLPKTMAAMGHDVRVIMPFYKDVAEGNFDITMESTYVNHPLFTGIPDFDVYSCRQSGVTTYLVDCKKFFWREGLYGTPRGDHSDNAIRFAFFSAAALAATKAVGFKPDVIHCNDWQSALVPFYLRTKLSIDNFYSGIKTLFTIHNMAYQGIFSRKVMSKIDVPEEFFNMEGLEFYGMVNYMKAGIIFSDLISTVSHKYASEIMTPEFGAGLDGLLRVKKDSLYGILNGADYSIWSPKNDKFIKTNFDSGSLGGKMECKKDLIAYTGLELPVDRPILGSVSRLASQKGMDLVAGIMDKIVDMGFGVVILGTGSEKTNRDFTELAKKYAGIVHVCNDFNEELAHKIEAGCDMFLMPSRYEPCGLNHMYSIKYGTIPIVRATGGLDDVIVDFDEEEERSNGIKFGPADEKSLLKAIKRAHQLYRDKDAWHGLVMRAMSCDFSWENSAKQYIELYRHMLNP, from the coding sequence ATGTCGAATAAACTTTCTGTGGCTTTTCTGTGGCATATGCACCAGCCCTTGTACAAGGACATGGTCTCGGGCAGGTATTGCCTGCCATGGGTGAGGCTCCACTCCACATATTCATATCTGGATATGGCATCAATGTCGGAAAAATATCCGCAGGCCAAGTGTACCTTTAATTTTACGCCTTCCCTGATATGGCAGCTCCTGGATATATCAAGCAGTGACAAGATCGAGGACACGTACCTGGACCTGTCGCTCAAGGACGCCCAGACACTGGACGACGAAGATAAGGTGTTCATCCTTAAGAATTTTTTCTCATGTGATTTTGAGAAAGCCATAGCCCCCATAAAGAAATACAAGGATCTTTTCGCGAGAAGAGGCGAGAACTTGCGCAAGGAAACGCTTTTGTCCAAGTCCCGCGATTTTAGCGACCAGGATATGCGCGACCTCCAGGTGTTCTTCAACCTGGCATGGTGCGGGTTCACACTGAGGAATAACAGCGTCCTGGTGAAAAAGCTCCTCAGGAAGGGCGGGGACTACACGGAGGACGAGAAGAAACGGCTCCTAAGGCTACAGAAAAAAGTGGTCTCTTCCATACTTCCCACGTATAAACGCCTGCAGGATGCGGGCATTATCGAAATATCAACGACACCTTTTTACCATCCGATAATGCCGCTTATATGTAACGACGGGAATGGCCAGGGATACGACTTTACTGAGGACGCGCGGGTACATGTCGCCAGGTCGGTAGCGCTTTATGAAAAGGTGTTCGGCCGTAAACCCGCGGGTATGTGGCCCTCGGAAGGCAGCGTGAGCCAGAAAGTAATACCGCTTTTCGCGGAAGCCGGCGTTAAATGGCTGGCCACGGACGAAGGTATAGTGCTTGAATCTTTCCGGGGGAAAGATGTCCCGCGCCAGGACCTGATATACGGGGCTTTCACGGCCGAAGAAGCCGGGCAAAGCGTGGACATGGTGTTCAGGGACATCAACCTTTCCAACGCTATAAGCTTCAGGTATTCGGGGATGCCTCCCAAAAAAGCGGCACTTGACCTGTTGAATGACATCAAGAACATAGGTAAAGCGGTCTCCAAGGCCGATGGACAGCATATCGTCTCCATCATTCTTGACGGGGAGAACCCCTGGCCTTATTATCCGGACGGCGGCAGAAGGTTCCTTTCGGAAGTATACAAGCAACTTATAGCCAGCCGTGAGGCGGAGCTTGTGACTATCGGTGGTTTTCTCGAGGCCAACAAGGAACGGAAGAAGATCGAAAAGCTCTATTCCGGTTCATGGATAGACAGGAATTTCAACAAATGGATAGGGTCCCCGCAGAAGAACAAGGCGTGGGAGTTCCTGGCGAAGGCCCGTAAGGACCTCTTGAGCTCAGGGCATCCGTCGAAAGAAGCGCTTGAAGAGTTGTATATCGCCGAGGGAAGTGACTGGTTCTGGTGGTACGACGATTTCGGGACCGAACTGAATTTTATTTTTGATGACCTTTTCCGCATGCATCTTTCGAACATGTATGTCCTTAACGGGAAGGAAGCTCCTTATTATCTGTCCCAGCCGATACATGCCGGCCCGAAGGCCAAAAAGGTTACGGGCAGCGCCGGCGGGGGAGAGATGGCCTCGGCCATGAAAGTGCTTTTTGTCTCCTCCGAGATGTTCCCGTTCGCGAAGACGGGTGGCCTGGCGGATGTAGTGGGGAGCCTGCCTAAGACCATGGCGGCGATGGGGCATGATGTCAGGGTGATAATGCCTTTCTACAAGGACGTGGCCGAGGGCAATTTCGATATAACGATGGAATCGACTTATGTGAACCACCCGCTTTTCACCGGGATACCCGATTTTGATGTGTATTCATGCAGGCAATCCGGAGTGACAACGTATCTTGTGGACTGCAAGAAATTCTTCTGGCGGGAAGGCCTGTACGGGACGCCCCGGGGGGACCATTCAGACAACGCCATAAGGTTCGCCTTTTTTTCGGCAGCGGCGCTGGCGGCCACGAAAGCCGTGGGTTTCAAACCGGATGTTATCCATTGTAACGACTGGCAGAGCGCGCTCGTGCCTTTTTACCTCAGGACGAAACTGTCCATAGACAATTTTTACAGTGGGATAAAAACGCTTTTTACCATACACAATATGGCTTATCAGGGTATTTTCAGCAGGAAGGTCATGTCCAAGATAGATGTACCGGAAGAGTTCTTCAATATGGAGGGGTTGGAATTCTACGGTATGGTCAATTACATGAAAGCCGGAATAATCTTTTCTGACCTGATAAGTACGGTCAGCCATAAATACGCCAGTGAGATAATGACGCCGGAATTCGGGGCGGGTCTGGACGGTCTCCTGCGTGTCAAGAAAGATTCGCTGTACGGGATATTGAACGGCGCGGATTACTCGATATGGAGCCCGAAGAACGATAAGTTCATAAAGACCAATTTTGATTCCGGGTCCCTGGGCGGGAAAATGGAGTGCAAGAAAGACCTGATAGCATACACGGGTCTTGAATTGCCCGTCGACAGGCCTATCTTGGGAAGTGTTTCGCGTCTGGCGTCGCAAAAAGGCATGGACCTAGTGGCGGGGATAATGGACAAGATAGTGGATATGGGGTTCGGAGTGGTCATCCTGGGGACCGGTAGCGAGAAAACGAACAGGGATTTCACCGAGCTGGCGAAGAAGTACGCGGGTATTGTCCACGTCTGTAATGATTTCAACGAGGAGCTCGCGCACAAGATAGAGGCCGGATGTGATATGTTCCTCATGCCTTCGCGATACGAACCATGCGGGCTTAACCACATGTATAGCATAAAATACGGGACCATACCCATTGTAAGGGCCACGGGGGGACTTGACGACGTTATCGTGGATTTTGACGAGGAAGAGGAAAGGTCGAACGGCATAAAGTTCGGCCCGGCGGATGAAAAATCGCTCCTCAAGGCGATAAAGAGGGCCCACCAGTTATATCGGGACAAGGACGCGTGGCATGGTCTGGTGATGCGCGCCATGAGCTGTGATTTTTCGTGGGAGAACTCGGCGAAACAGTACATCGAACTTTACAGGCATATGCTGAACCCTTAA
- a CDS encoding retropepsin-like aspartic protease, which translates to MVVEAYNKAKGEDKGDLESKEIVLINLKNGMNLKGVILSRNGKELTVDIGGGSVGVPVRDVVNIEALAGEARTKVLDEMTGSLEKDKKGVRRTEIRYGDPDRITVGALLNGTSRVDLILDTGSPYVVLTPATAQRVLNIDKAISKAVKMGWTDGSVTQGRMVLLDSVVVGGIEANNVKAVISEVSVLDPGTEGLLGMSFLNNFHIKMDSGRKVVILERKR; encoded by the coding sequence GTGGTCGTTGAGGCTTATAACAAGGCCAAAGGTGAGGATAAAGGCGATCTCGAGAGCAAGGAGATAGTCCTGATAAACCTGAAGAACGGTATGAACCTGAAGGGCGTGATACTATCCCGCAACGGTAAAGAACTTACCGTGGATATCGGCGGAGGTAGTGTTGGGGTGCCGGTCCGGGACGTGGTGAACATAGAAGCCCTTGCGGGGGAAGCCAGGACAAAAGTACTGGATGAAATGACCGGGTCTTTGGAAAAGGACAAGAAGGGCGTGCGGAGAACGGAGATCAGGTACGGCGATCCGGACAGGATAACGGTGGGGGCTCTATTGAACGGGACTTCGCGTGTCGATCTTATCCTGGATACGGGGTCGCCTTATGTGGTTCTTACGCCAGCCACCGCGCAAAGGGTGCTCAATATAGATAAGGCGATATCAAAGGCCGTCAAGATGGGGTGGACTGACGGAAGTGTTACTCAGGGTCGTATGGTGCTCCTGGATTCTGTCGTAGTAGGTGGAATAGAAGCCAACAACGTAAAAGCGGTCATATCCGAAGTGTCGGTCCTGGATCCTGGGACCGAGGGTCTTTTGGGGATGTCGTTCCTGAATAACTTCCACATAAAGATGGATTCCGGCAGAAAGGTAGTGATACTTGAGCGGAAAAGATAG
- a CDS encoding TIGR04013 family B12-binding domain/radical SAM domain-containing protein → MKIIPAKNRTGRKIRVLFRWSGQNRYTISYLIGVIQDAFPSSTVSILSAETLKDIREYASADTGITILAYSFCSNRAAMVKKEISTIKKDLPRLIVICGGPHATALPGTLLEAGADFVFRGEAEESFLGFLENITRTGHIPQKGIINALPLKDFNSYPPFAYKMAFFTPIEIRRGCHGTCGFCQTPRITNGIKERDMDYIVKYASLMVKAGRDRISFITPDALSYGSTRKNDIRLDLLSGMLEAVRSTGLRINLGIFPSEVSPKRLASHPEAADLLKEYVTNSKIALGGQSGSDRVLELMRRDHTVDDILRSVHILRRSSFLPVVDFILGTPGESFKDRGKTLELIRSLVKKYRIRVNLHYFIPLPGTPMGKMPPETIENSIKNAVFDLMKNGHAMGDFFEQAKFCGV, encoded by the coding sequence ATGAAAATCATACCGGCAAAGAACCGAACGGGACGGAAGATCAGGGTCCTGTTCAGATGGTCAGGCCAGAACAGGTACACCATATCCTATCTCATCGGCGTGATACAGGACGCGTTCCCGTCAAGCACGGTCTCCATACTTTCGGCCGAAACCCTCAAGGACATCCGCGAATACGCGTCCGCGGACACCGGCATAACGATCCTGGCATACTCTTTCTGTTCCAACCGGGCAGCCATGGTCAAGAAAGAGATCTCCACGATCAAGAAGGATCTTCCCCGGCTCATCGTCATCTGTGGAGGACCTCACGCTACCGCTTTACCCGGGACATTGCTCGAAGCGGGAGCCGACTTTGTCTTCAGGGGAGAAGCCGAGGAGTCCTTCCTCGGGTTCCTGGAGAATATCACCAGAACGGGACACATCCCGCAAAAAGGGATCATTAACGCCCTTCCCCTCAAGGACTTCAACTCATACCCGCCCTTTGCCTACAAAATGGCCTTTTTCACTCCGATCGAGATCCGGCGAGGCTGTCACGGGACATGTGGTTTTTGCCAGACACCCCGGATCACGAACGGCATTAAAGAACGCGACATGGACTATATCGTCAAATACGCGTCGCTTATGGTGAAAGCCGGGCGCGACAGGATAAGCTTCATCACCCCGGACGCGCTGTCATACGGCTCCACTCGCAAGAACGACATCCGGCTTGATCTCCTTTCGGGAATGCTTGAAGCGGTAAGGTCCACCGGGCTCAGGATAAACCTCGGGATCTTTCCATCGGAAGTCTCTCCGAAACGGCTGGCGTCCCACCCGGAAGCGGCGGACCTCTTGAAAGAATATGTCACGAACAGCAAAATAGCGCTCGGAGGGCAGAGCGGGAGTGACCGGGTACTGGAACTCATGCGCAGGGACCACACAGTGGATGATATCCTCCGGTCCGTACACATCCTGAGGAGATCCTCTTTCCTTCCGGTAGTTGATTTCATATTAGGCACCCCGGGAGAAAGCTTTAAGGACCGGGGCAAGACGCTGGAACTCATACGTTCCCTGGTAAAAAAATACCGTATACGCGTGAACCTGCATTACTTCATCCCGTTACCCGGCACACCCATGGGAAAAATGCCGCCGGAAACTATCGAGAACAGCATAAAGAACGCGGTGTTCGACCTCATGAAGAACGGGCATGCTATGGGTGATTTTTTCGAGCAGGCGAAATTCTGCGGGGTCTAG
- a CDS encoding exosortase system-associated protein, TIGR04073 family has protein sequence MKKTVYTIVIVAVVLMGCPVAHAEDNPVTKLGRGLMNVTTAVFELPKHVVDTSKEDGIATGAAKGTFDGIAALLLRGLVGVYEVATFPVAVPEGYAPVIDSQVFGE, from the coding sequence ATGAAAAAAACTGTATACACGATAGTGATCGTGGCTGTTGTTCTCATGGGATGTCCGGTGGCGCACGCTGAGGATAATCCGGTGACCAAACTTGGCAGGGGACTTATGAACGTTACGACCGCGGTGTTCGAACTGCCAAAACACGTGGTTGATACAAGTAAGGAGGACGGGATAGCGACCGGCGCCGCAAAGGGCACGTTCGACGGTATCGCGGCTCTTCTTTTGAGGGGACTTGTCGGGGTGTATGAAGTGGCGACATTTCCCGTGGCTGTCCCCGAAGGTTATGCCCCGGTAATAGATTCTCAGGTTTTCGGGGAATGA
- a CDS encoding phosphotransferase, giving the protein MLLELHAHTSKHSACSNVDPVALVKKIVAKGIQGLVLTDHCYLWSPQEIEELRKLAEVDSSFLIFPGQEAETDIGHVLVFGADRSLTGTISIDDLKREYPEAALVWAHPFRSGKMPAEDRILDPRIDALEIFSNNHSIEENYRGLLHWHRYKFTATSGSDTHDISVAGKLPTQFDHPVKNANELALEIKGGRCRPFFKEIPRAGSNIVVTEITLGTKGDDEVRDRIIVKKVRESKKWRKMRRSADFTEKLRAGAFGGPVYRVPRMMSVNEEDMSLMEEGQRGKRLFDLMGSVSPSIASEYVKLAAKWLARFHDAGIFIDEINETVEKESNRFERYGRIFNDTHSPYLKEMESLIAWVAAEEERMLLGGKDGLVQNHGDFHPKNIIIGQDLTHDIGTLFISVIDFDSSILMPRAFDVGYFIAQLRNQVSGYPELLSKYESDFLNSYIRSAANNTPEFMAEVAFFTVRANLSIASFLVKVGKGESPEMHKIVKRSLELKAAAGGIEGNTR; this is encoded by the coding sequence ATGCTTTTAGAGTTACACGCTCATACGTCAAAACATTCCGCCTGCAGTAATGTAGACCCCGTAGCCCTGGTCAAGAAGATAGTAGCCAAAGGTATCCAGGGGCTCGTTCTGACGGACCACTGTTATCTGTGGAGCCCGCAGGAGATCGAGGAGCTCCGGAAGCTCGCGGAAGTGGACAGTAGTTTTCTTATTTTCCCGGGGCAGGAGGCCGAAACCGATATCGGCCATGTACTGGTCTTTGGCGCGGATCGGAGCCTTACAGGGACCATCAGTATAGACGACCTGAAACGGGAATATCCGGAAGCCGCTTTAGTCTGGGCTCATCCTTTTCGTTCAGGAAAGATGCCCGCGGAAGACAGGATATTGGACCCCAGGATAGACGCGCTGGAGATCTTCAGCAACAATCATAGCATAGAAGAGAACTATCGAGGCCTCTTGCACTGGCACCGGTACAAGTTCACGGCTACGTCCGGCTCGGACACGCATGATATCAGTGTAGCGGGTAAATTGCCCACACAGTTCGACCATCCCGTAAAGAACGCTAATGAACTCGCGCTTGAGATAAAAGGAGGCCGTTGCAGGCCATTCTTCAAGGAGATACCACGTGCCGGAAGCAATATAGTGGTCACGGAGATAACCCTTGGAACAAAAGGTGACGATGAGGTGCGTGACAGGATAATCGTAAAGAAAGTGAGGGAAAGTAAAAAATGGAGGAAAATGCGGCGTTCCGCGGACTTTACGGAAAAGCTGCGCGCCGGGGCTTTTGGCGGTCCGGTCTACAGGGTGCCCAGGATGATGAGCGTGAACGAGGAGGACATGTCCCTCATGGAAGAAGGGCAGCGTGGTAAGAGGCTTTTTGACCTTATGGGCAGCGTAAGTCCGTCGATAGCGTCCGAATATGTGAAACTTGCGGCGAAGTGGCTTGCCAGGTTCCATGACGCCGGGATATTCATCGATGAGATTAATGAGACCGTTGAGAAAGAGAGTAACCGATTCGAACGGTATGGCAGGATATTCAACGATACGCATAGTCCTTATCTTAAAGAGATGGAATCTCTGATCGCCTGGGTAGCGGCGGAGGAGGAGCGTATGCTGCTTGGCGGCAAGGATGGGCTTGTACAGAACCACGGTGATTTCCATCCCAAGAACATCATAATCGGTCAGGACCTGACGCATGATATTGGCACACTTTTTATCTCGGTAATAGATTTTGACAGTTCCATCCTGATGCCCAGGGCGTTCGACGTGGGGTATTTCATAGCACAATTGAGGAACCAGGTCAGTGGGTATCCTGAGCTTTTGAGCAAGTATGAGTCGGATTTCCTGAACAGCTACATCAGGTCCGCCGCGAATAACACGCCGGAATTCATGGCCGAGGTCGCGTTCTTCACTGTCCGGGCCAATCTCAGCATCGCGTCTTTCCTGGTCAAGGTAGGCAAGGGGGAAAGCCCGGAGATGCATAAGATAGTGAAAAGGTCCCTGGAGCTTAAGGCAGCCGCAGGTGGTATAGAAGGAAATACACGATGA